The following coding sequences lie in one Candidatus Paceibacterota bacterium genomic window:
- a CDS encoding UvrB/UvrC motif-containing protein, which translates to MSITLEQLKKLPDEPGVYFFKRGKEILYIGKATSLRDRVRSYLGKDLRQTRGLLIADMMEKVDDVDFCKTDSVLDALILEGNLIQKHQPYYNTDAKDNKSYNYVIITKEDFPRIRLVREHSFHVNPEYALGDLEAKYVFGPYPHGLQLKEAMKIVRRIFPYRDDKCVPASVQLRQGKPAPRPCFNRQIGLCPGVCTGEVNKKDYARTINHLRLFFQGKKGQLIKQLEKDMKLYAKCQEFERANQIKRTIYALSHIQDVSLIKAPRDVEDVVYERPFRMEAYDIAHMGGKNTTGVMVVSEDREIKKADYRMFRIRGNKGVNDIAALTETMERRLNHPEWLWPDVIVLDGSTAQLNAAEAVLEKVKNREENPLDYPVKLVAVVKDDRHQPERIIGDEKIAREYEKEILLLNSEAHRFTIKYHKKLRRKSFL; encoded by the coding sequence ATGTCAATTACTTTAGAGCAATTAAAAAAACTTCCCGATGAACCTGGTGTTTATTTTTTTAAACGTGGAAAGGAAATTCTTTATATCGGCAAAGCTACCTCACTTCGAGATCGGGTCAGAAGTTATCTAGGCAAAGATCTCCGCCAAACCCGAGGTCTTTTAATTGCCGATATGATGGAAAAAGTTGATGACGTTGATTTCTGTAAGACGGATTCAGTTTTGGACGCTCTGATTTTGGAAGGCAATCTGATTCAGAAGCACCAGCCGTACTACAACACTGATGCTAAGGATAATAAAAGCTACAATTATGTGATTATCACCAAGGAAGATTTTCCGCGAATACGGCTGGTGAGAGAGCATTCTTTTCATGTTAATCCGGAATATGCGCTGGGAGATTTGGAGGCTAAATACGTTTTCGGACCATATCCTCATGGTTTGCAATTGAAGGAGGCGATGAAGATTGTGCGGCGAATTTTTCCATATCGGGATGATAAATGCGTCCCTGCCTCCGTCCAACTACGGCAAGGCAAGCCCGCGCCTCGACCGTGTTTCAATCGCCAGATCGGTCTTTGTCCGGGTGTCTGCACAGGCGAAGTTAATAAAAAGGATTACGCCCGCACCATTAATCATTTGAGGCTCTTTTTCCAAGGCAAAAAGGGCCAGTTAATTAAACAATTAGAAAAAGACATGAAGCTCTATGCCAAATGTCAGGAATTTGAGCGGGCCAATCAAATTAAGCGAACCATTTACGCTCTTAGCCACATTCAGGATGTTTCTCTCATTAAGGCGCCTCGGGATGTTGAGGATGTTGTTTATGAAAGACCTTTTCGGATGGAAGCCTATGATATCGCGCATATGGGCGGTAAGAATACCACCGGCGTAATGGTAGTTTCAGAAGATCGTGAGATTAAAAAAGCCGATTATCGAATGTTCCGGATTCGCGGCAATAAAGGTGTGAATGATATTGCCGCTCTAACCGAAACCATGGAAAGGCGTTTAAATCATCCTGAATGGCTTTGGCCTGACGTTATTGTCTTGGATGGCAGCACGGCTCAATTGAATGCCGCCGAGGCCGTCTTAGAGAAAGTAAAAAATAGGGAAGAGAATCCGCTAGATTATCCGGTTAAATTGGTGGCGGTCGTCAAGGACGACCGCCACCAACCCGAAAGAATCATTGGTGACGAAAAAATCGCTCGGGAATATGAAAAAGAAATCTTACTCCTAAATAGCGAGGCTCATCGCTTCACTATCAAATACCACAAGAAACTGCGCCGGAAATCATTTTTATAA
- a CDS encoding D-alanine--D-alanine ligase gives MAKIKVGVLRGGPSSEYDVSLQTGSNVLKSLPEKYQGVDIFVDKDGTWHIDGLSHDPTDTLKKVDVIFNAMHGEYGEDGKVQQILDIHNVPYTGSQTLPAALAMNKARAKYIYNQHGLKTPHFLILKISPDENLEELALTVFRSFPMPLIIKPVGAGSSVGVSLVKSFDDLYNGLAKAADKFSDLLIEEYISGKEATVGVIDNFRRKDSYSLPVIEIRPPQDKSFFDLEAKYSGKSEEICPGNFSYDEKNELERQAILAHQSLGLRHYSRSDFIVHPRRGIYILETNTLPGLTSESLFPKALRTVGSDLPEFLEHVIGLAMNRK, from the coding sequence ATGGCAAAAATAAAAGTCGGAGTCCTGCGCGGTGGCCCGTCATCGGAATACGATGTATCACTCCAAACCGGATCAAACGTTCTAAAAAGCCTGCCTGAAAAGTACCAAGGCGTGGATATTTTTGTAGACAAGGACGGAACTTGGCATATTGACGGCTTGAGCCACGATCCGACGGACACTTTAAAAAAAGTAGACGTAATTTTCAACGCCATGCACGGGGAATACGGGGAAGACGGGAAGGTTCAACAGATTTTAGATATTCATAACGTCCCATATACCGGCTCTCAAACGCTGCCGGCCGCCCTGGCCATGAATAAGGCACGGGCGAAATACATCTATAATCAGCACGGATTAAAAACCCCTCATTTTTTAATTCTCAAAATCTCTCCAGATGAAAATCTAGAAGAGCTAGCGCTGACTGTTTTTCGGAGCTTCCCGATGCCTCTCATTATTAAACCGGTCGGAGCCGGTTCCTCCGTCGGTGTCTCATTAGTCAAAAGTTTTGACGACCTTTATAACGGCTTAGCAAAAGCGGCCGATAAATTTTCCGATTTGTTAATCGAAGAATATATTTCCGGCAAGGAAGCGACAGTCGGAGTAATTGATAATTTTCGTCGCAAAGATTCCTATTCTCTGCCGGTAATTGAAATTCGGCCGCCGCAAGATAAATCATTCTTTGATTTGGAAGCCAAATATAGCGGTAAATCAGAAGAAATTTGCCCGGGAAATTTTAGTTATGATGAGAAAAATGAATTGGAGCGGCAAGCCATCTTAGCTCACCAGTCTCTCGGCCTTCGACATTACTCTCGTTCGGATTTTATTGTTCATCCGCGCCGGGGTATCTATATTTTAGAGACTAATACTTTGCCTGGCTTAACTAGTGAATCTCTTTTCCCCAAAGCCCTGCGAACTGTCGGATCGGATTTACCGGAATTTTTGGAACATGTGATTGGTCTTGCAATGAACAGAAAGTAG
- a CDS encoding AAA family ATPase, with the protein MHIKEIKNISRPAYLGGNHWDVSKLKPLTFLMGKNGCGKTTLLNSLVQKLRSKVVQSNDLEIIFNETVANSISIDVSKITAERGGNYRLEGNVATNIAANDNFVFESQIQRFSQNFREQVASRYERLLANLASDDKEGDDRPQLKIDKIIEALNTIVPKKYSVIRKRTNLSVIGKESKAEIDFASLSSGEIEIFTLALDCLITANWNRAENQHKILVIDEPDVHIHPDLQIQFLKFIYKLVEIYGIQVIIGTHSTTFVANIKDNETAIIWMHEDATELRGESKRETIKDMAEIMGSNFALQLLINHKILLVEGMDDEEVWMQAIKSSDGKVHAYVHECKSNSEMKKIENGIEKLLKSLCDESENTYVVISLRDKDRGESEIDDRKYVRRFKTKCHELENCILSDNYLAKYSKTVAEIYTGDRLNDDIKERVDELNESITGDKKWWRKNTGQLIGQIIKDNKIDSESGNPTSIVNFIGIDLLKALISE; encoded by the coding sequence ATGCATATTAAAGAAATCAAAAACATATCTCGTCCTGCTTATCTAGGAGGAAATCATTGGGACGTCAGCAAACTAAAGCCTCTTACTTTTTTGATGGGCAAGAATGGCTGTGGTAAAACCACTTTATTAAACAGTCTAGTTCAAAAGTTACGAAGTAAGGTGGTGCAATCAAATGATCTGGAGATTATTTTCAATGAAACGGTTGCCAACTCCATTTCAATTGATGTTTCAAAAATTACCGCTGAAAGAGGGGGGAATTATAGATTAGAAGGTAATGTAGCGACAAATATTGCAGCAAATGATAACTTTGTTTTTGAGAGTCAAATACAGCGATTCTCTCAAAACTTTAGAGAGCAGGTAGCTTCAAGATACGAACGACTGTTGGCCAATCTCGCGAGCGATGATAAAGAAGGAGATGATAGACCTCAACTAAAGATTGATAAAATTATAGAGGCACTTAATACAATTGTTCCTAAAAAATATTCGGTCATCAGAAAGAGAACAAATTTATCCGTAATAGGAAAAGAAAGTAAGGCAGAGATTGATTTTGCTTCTCTCAGTAGTGGCGAAATTGAAATATTTACGCTTGCCTTAGATTGTTTAATTACGGCTAACTGGAATAGAGCTGAAAACCAACACAAAATTCTTGTTATTGATGAGCCTGATGTTCACATACATCCAGATTTACAAATTCAATTTCTAAAATTTATCTATAAATTAGTAGAAATATATGGAATCCAAGTCATAATAGGCACCCATAGCACAACTTTCGTGGCCAATATCAAAGATAATGAAACTGCAATAATCTGGATGCATGAAGATGCAACAGAATTAAGAGGAGAGAGTAAGCGCGAAACCATCAAAGATATGGCAGAAATAATGGGAAGTAATTTTGCACTGCAACTTCTCATTAATCATAAGATTTTATTAGTTGAAGGTATGGATGACGAGGAAGTGTGGATGCAAGCCATTAAATCATCGGATGGAAAGGTCCATGCGTATGTGCACGAATGCAAAAGTAATTCAGAAATGAAAAAGATAGAAAACGGTATAGAAAAATTGCTTAAGTCATTATGTGATGAGTCTGAGAATACTTATGTGGTAATTTCTCTCCGAGATAAGGATCGGGGCGAATCTGAGATTGATGACAGAAAATATGTCCGCCGCTTTAAGACAAAATGTCATGAATTGGAAAATTGTATTCTGTCAGACAACTATTTAGCTAAATATTCCAAGACTGTGGCAGAAATATATACTGGAGATAGGCTCAATGATGATATTAAAGAGAGAGTGGATGAGCTAAATGAATCAATAACTGGAGATAAAAAGTGGTGGAGAAAAAATACAGGACAACTAATTGGTCAAATAATAAAAGATAATAAGATTGATAGCGAGTCGGGAAATCCTACAAGTATTGTAAATTTTATTGGAATTGACTTATTAAAAGCATTGATTTCGGAATGA
- a CDS encoding diacylglycerol kinase family protein, protein MSSILKSFAYAFKGFKFVWKEERNFRVEVGVAAVALATAAILHFSYLEFAIIILTIFLVLAAEAINTILEDALNKLEPKYDPIIGKIKDICAFFVLLTVIAAILVGAILLFHHLNF, encoded by the coding sequence ATGTCTTCCATCTTAAAAAGCTTTGCCTATGCCTTCAAAGGTTTTAAATTTGTCTGGAAGGAAGAAAGAAATTTTAGGGTTGAGGTGGGAGTGGCGGCCGTCGCTTTAGCGACGGCCGCCATTCTCCACTTTTCTTATCTTGAGTTTGCCATAATTATTCTTACCATCTTTCTGGTTCTAGCAGCTGAAGCTATCAATACCATTTTAGAAGACGCTCTTAACAAACTGGAACCGAAATACGATCCGATCATCGGTAAAATAAAAGATATTTGCGCCTTCTTTGTGCTATTAACGGTGATTGCAGCCATTTTGGTTGGCGCGATTCTTTTATTTCACCACCTTAACTTTTAA
- the mltG gene encoding endolytic transglycosylase MltG translates to MPKKSPQQRNRKKTLVKKPIALGIGVLLLILLVARVSYFLFNGASFFETYQNLANPYVRVVHISAGLRKEQIADIYGNALAWNASEKSAFLAAGNTSSSHNFEGYYYPDTYLVSLGETGTSVSQKMISKFNQVVAPQASKSNKKIINVDTAVKIASIIQREAAGPQDMKLISGIIWNRLFEGMELDMDATLQYAKGNSQNGWWPQVVPADKKINSPYNTYKNEGLPPSAISNPSLAAIQAAYNPQATDCIFYFHDANRQIHCSATYAEHVAKIKQYFSLKS, encoded by the coding sequence TTGCCAAAAAAATCCCCTCAACAAAGAAACAGGAAGAAAACTCTTGTTAAAAAGCCAATAGCTTTGGGTATTGGCGTTCTTTTATTGATTCTTTTGGTCGCTCGCGTCTCCTACTTTTTATTTAATGGCGCGAGCTTTTTCGAAACCTATCAGAATCTGGCTAATCCGTACGTCCGGGTCGTTCATATCAGCGCCGGCCTGCGCAAAGAACAAATTGCCGACATTTATGGCAATGCTTTGGCTTGGAATGCCTCAGAAAAATCAGCTTTTTTGGCTGCTGGCAATACTTCAAGTAGTCATAATTTTGAAGGGTACTATTATCCTGATACTTACCTAGTTTCCCTCGGCGAGACCGGCACTTCAGTTAGCCAAAAAATGATAAGTAAATTCAATCAGGTAGTGGCCCCGCAAGCCAGCAAGTCAAATAAGAAAATTATCAACGTCGATACAGCCGTTAAAATCGCCTCAATCATTCAACGGGAAGCAGCCGGTCCGCAGGATATGAAATTGATTTCGGGAATTATCTGGAATCGCCTTTTTGAGGGCATGGAATTGGATATGGATGCTACTTTGCAATATGCTAAAGGCAATAGTCAGAATGGCTGGTGGCCCCAGGTTGTACCGGCCGATAAGAAAATTAATTCGCCTTACAACACTTATAAAAATGAAGGCCTTCCGCCGTCGGCCATTTCAAACCCAAGTTTGGCTGCCATTCAAGCAGCTTATAATCCTCAGGCTACCGATTGCATATTTTATTTCCATGACGCCAACCGTCAGATCCATTGTTCAGCCACGTACGCCGAGCATGTGGCCAAAATTAAGCAGTACTTTAGTCTTAAAAGTTAA
- a CDS encoding PH domain-containing protein, giving the protein MAAPISQTRKNFPISRLLIFKRVVQATLLLVILLIVLYFSGILALDFDINLTAEIIGGLIVLIFLVAFFYEKAYFSSYFYDLTADYVIIKKDPIFPREITVPYDRITSVTIDRDIFDLLLGIWDLHINTNNSALLGMEPHIEGLRREAANGLQGVLMAQIKDQKK; this is encoded by the coding sequence ATGGCCGCCCCAATTAGTCAGACTCGTAAAAACTTTCCCATTAGTCGCTTACTGATCTTTAAGCGGGTAGTCCAAGCTACCTTGCTTCTGGTAATTCTCTTAATTGTCCTTTATTTTTCGGGTATTTTAGCCCTTGATTTCGATATTAACCTGACGGCCGAGATAATTGGAGGGCTGATTGTTCTCATTTTCCTGGTGGCCTTCTTTTACGAAAAGGCTTATTTTAGCTCTTATTTTTACGATTTGACGGCCGACTACGTCATCATCAAAAAAGACCCGATTTTTCCTCGGGAAATCACCGTGCCATATGACCGAATTACTTCAGTAACCATTGACCGCGATATTTTTGACCTATTGCTCGGAATTTGGGATCTTCACATCAATACCAACAATTCAGCTCTTCTTGGCATGGAACCGCACATTGAAGGTTTAAGAAGAGAGGCTGCCAACGGCTTGCAGGGGGTTTTAATGGCTCAAATAAAGGATCAAAAGAAATAA
- a CDS encoding RNA polymerase sigma factor, which yields MVKKLKREEFMEAYNLYGDAIFRYCFYKTSNREKALDLVQDTFVKTWEYIGRGKDIGNLKAFLYKTANNLIIDWFRKKKMVSLDELEEAGFDPGFDRRERLFDHMDGAIALKAVESIEPIYRDVIMMRYVEELSIKEIAEVLKEKENNISVRLHRGMEKLRNILSEEERHTQENQNAQPI from the coding sequence ATGGTCAAAAAATTAAAACGCGAGGAATTTATGGAAGCTTACAATCTCTATGGAGATGCAATCTTTCGATACTGCTTCTATAAAACCTCGAATAGAGAAAAGGCTTTGGATTTAGTGCAGGACACGTTTGTCAAAACGTGGGAATACATTGGAAGAGGGAAGGATATCGGCAACCTCAAAGCTTTTTTATATAAAACTGCCAACAATCTCATTATCGACTGGTTTCGAAAAAAGAAAATGGTTTCACTCGATGAGCTTGAGGAAGCAGGTTTTGATCCTGGCTTTGACCGCCGCGAACGCCTCTTTGATCATATGGACGGAGCCATTGCCCTGAAGGCGGTAGAATCGATCGAACCGATTTATCGCGACGTTATCATGATGAGATACGTGGAAGAATTATCAATAAAAGAAATTGCCGAAGTCTTAAAGGAGAAAGAAAATAATATTTCCGTTCGATTACATCGCGGAATGGAAAAATTAAGAAATATATTAAGCGAAGAGGAACGACATACGCAAGAAAACCAAAATGCCCAACCAATTTAA
- a CDS encoding DUF5667 domain-containing protein, which translates to MPNQFNQFIKYAKEVGMTSDEKSRIASHLHMVTAKEPVASFNLTSSPYFSAFSFSRIQVLVLAVFLVFGSASYAAQDSLPGDIFYPFKTKVNERVEGFFATNPAARAQHEAKLALVRLEEAEALGAEGKLSSSTQADLVADFNAHANGLENNLNEISDQNSDDQAYSIAMDFHNNLEIHRNILNQIARITPSESASNLNLLAGHIDLTLNSTETKLAAADNASTSIWAILSFASTTPHVVEVRLNRNDLRIADLKNSLAENANLSSDIQLSVADDLQTAIDLQAKAKAAFAADNYTEAFTDASKAADLLISSHNYLQSQIQVESLQNILNKKDHNNGMKLKVIENDQSNLDVKVNPISSKSGASSTNSDHSSKATSSNSGSSISASQSASVNLSVNGLPTEQAPPNSNVSVPLPPPAPIPLPIPPLNNSGSNSSLHI; encoded by the coding sequence ATGCCCAACCAATTTAATCAATTCATTAAATACGCCAAGGAAGTTGGCATGACAAGCGACGAAAAGAGCCGCATCGCTAGTCATTTGCATATGGTAACAGCGAAAGAGCCGGTAGCATCTTTTAACTTAACAAGTTCTCCTTATTTCTCGGCTTTTTCTTTCAGCCGCATCCAAGTTTTAGTACTGGCCGTCTTTCTAGTCTTTGGCAGCGCCTCTTACGCCGCCCAGGATTCTCTGCCCGGAGATATTTTCTATCCTTTTAAAACTAAAGTGAACGAACGAGTGGAAGGCTTCTTTGCCACTAACCCCGCTGCCAGAGCCCAACACGAAGCCAAACTCGCTTTAGTTCGATTGGAAGAAGCCGAAGCTTTGGGAGCGGAAGGTAAATTAAGTTCCTCTACTCAGGCGGATTTGGTGGCCGATTTCAACGCTCACGCCAATGGTCTTGAGAATAATCTAAATGAAATTTCCGATCAAAATAGTGATGATCAGGCCTACAGCATCGCCATGGATTTCCACAATAATCTGGAAATTCACCGAAATATCCTAAATCAGATTGCTAGGATTACTCCTTCGGAGAGTGCCTCCAATCTTAATCTTTTAGCCGGACACATTGACCTAACTTTGAATTCAACCGAGACGAAACTGGCTGCCGCCGATAACGCTTCAACATCCATATGGGCTATTTTGAGTTTTGCCAGCACCACGCCGCATGTAGTGGAAGTACGGCTTAATCGAAACGATCTGCGAATTGCCGATCTTAAAAATTCTCTGGCTGAAAATGCCAATTTAAGTTCAGATATTCAACTTTCAGTTGCTGACGATCTTCAGACTGCCATTGATCTTCAGGCCAAGGCTAAAGCGGCCTTTGCTGCCGACAATTACACAGAGGCTTTTACCGATGCTTCCAAAGCGGCTGATTTACTCATCTCGAGCCACAATTATCTTCAGAGTCAAATTCAGGTAGAATCGCTTCAGAACATTCTTAACAAAAAGGACCACAATAACGGAATGAAATTAAAAGTCATTGAAAATGATCAATCAAATCTGGATGTGAAAGTTAACCCAATTTCTTCCAAGTCCGGAGCTTCCTCTACTAATTCTGATCATTCATCGAAGGCTACGAGTTCGAATTCTGGTTCCAGTATTTCGGCGAGCCAGAGCGCTAGTGTAAATCTCAGCGTTAATGGCTTACCAACAGAGCAAGCACCGCCGAACTCCAATGTTTCGGTCCCGTTGCCGCCGCCCGCGCCAATTCCTCTTCCAATTCCTCCTTTAAATAATTCAGGTTCCAACAGCTCGCTCCACATTTGA
- a CDS encoding glucose-6-phosphate dehydrogenase — MKNQALKMPVSFVIFGITGDLAENKLIPALFNLFRYGKLPKKFQIIGYSRRPIERPEFLAYLEKSLEKLKPSKTDLSQFFSHINYIQGHFEPLSDYRRLGEHLLKIDDEIFRECSNKLFYLAVPPVWYETIAKNLSHSGLTIPCGGRLGWTRVLIEKPFGHDFKTSRKLNLVLSRLFKEDQIFRIDHYLGKGTSEEILKFRFTGNAREKIWNDRNIEKIKIQLLERKGVNDRGAFYDEIGALRDVGQNHLLQMLALIVMKKPSKMVAKEIRKARAEILEKLQPISKKDLENRVIKGQYIGYLKERGVKTDSKTETFFHLDVKLDKAHWNKTKFILEAGKALNEDSVGIKVYFKDKKSSLTFNYNKSVGKTPEAYEKVLMDCVLGDQAIFNSTAEVEAAWRFITPILENWKKLPLVPYTRGSRPEEISSKLPLPS, encoded by the coding sequence ATGAAAAACCAAGCATTAAAAATGCCGGTTTCTTTTGTAATATTTGGTATCACCGGGGATTTGGCAGAAAATAAATTAATTCCGGCCCTCTTTAATCTTTTTCGGTACGGGAAATTGCCAAAAAAATTTCAAATCATTGGTTATTCACGTCGGCCAATTGAACGGCCCGAATTTTTGGCGTATTTGGAGAAAAGTCTGGAGAAATTAAAGCCTTCAAAAACTGATCTATCTCAATTTTTTTCGCATATTAACTATATCCAGGGTCATTTCGAACCTCTTTCTGATTATCGAAGACTTGGGGAACATCTCTTGAAAATTGATGATGAGATCTTCCGCGAATGCAGCAACAAACTTTTTTATTTGGCCGTGCCGCCGGTTTGGTATGAGACCATCGCCAAAAATCTTTCCCATTCCGGCCTGACTATTCCCTGTGGTGGGCGCCTCGGCTGGACTAGGGTTTTAATTGAGAAACCATTTGGTCACGATTTTAAAACTTCCCGGAAGTTAAACCTCGTGCTAAGTCGACTTTTTAAAGAAGACCAGATTTTCCGAATCGACCATTACTTAGGCAAAGGGACTTCAGAGGAAATTCTGAAGTTTCGATTTACCGGAAACGCCAGAGAGAAAATCTGGAACGATAGAAATATTGAAAAAATTAAAATCCAGCTTTTGGAAAGGAAGGGTGTAAACGATCGGGGAGCCTTTTATGATGAAATCGGAGCCTTGCGGGATGTCGGGCAAAACCATTTGCTTCAGATGCTTGCTCTTATTGTCATGAAAAAGCCCTCAAAGATGGTTGCTAAAGAAATTCGAAAGGCGAGAGCTGAAATTTTAGAAAAGCTTCAACCTATTTCCAAAAAAGATCTGGAGAATCGAGTGATAAAGGGGCAATATATCGGCTACCTAAAGGAAAGAGGCGTAAAAACAGATTCAAAAACCGAGACCTTTTTTCATCTAGATGTAAAATTAGATAAAGCTCACTGGAATAAAACCAAATTTATCTTGGAGGCAGGGAAGGCCTTAAACGAGGATTCAGTGGGAATCAAGGTCTATTTTAAAGATAAAAAATCATCTCTAACTTTTAATTACAATAAATCTGTCGGAAAAACCCCCGAGGCTTATGAGAAAGTATTGATGGACTGTGTTCTGGGAGATCAGGCTATTTTCAATAGCACCGCCGAAGTGGAAGCGGCTTGGCGATTTATTACCCCCATTTTAGAAAATTGGAAGAAGCTGCCTCTCGTTCCATATACGAGAGGCAGCCGACCCGAAGAAATATCTTCTAAATTGCCTCTCCCTTCCTAA
- a CDS encoding NAD(P)H-dependent oxidoreductase, which translates to MAKIFILQGNPDNESFCGSFATAYEEGAKSAGHEVRRMNIGEMQFDPILHKGYKVIQALEPDLLQVQEEMKWADHIVILYPMWWSSMPALLKGMFDRMFLPGFAYHFNKDNMGWHGLLHGKSAHVFITMDSWPMIQRILFGDSTNEIGRAILRFSGIHPVRIKKIGPMKDMSAEHIETWKQKIYQLGQNAK; encoded by the coding sequence ATGGCCAAAATTTTTATCCTACAGGGAAATCCGGACAACGAAAGCTTTTGCGGCTCTTTTGCTACCGCTTACGAGGAAGGCGCCAAAAGCGCTGGTCATGAAGTCCGCCGGATGAATATCGGGGAAATGCAGTTTGATCCAATTCTTCACAAAGGATACAAAGTTATTCAAGCTCTTGAGCCGGATCTCCTACAAGTTCAGGAAGAGATGAAATGGGCTGATCACATTGTCATCCTTTATCCCATGTGGTGGTCTTCCATGCCGGCTTTGCTGAAAGGTATGTTTGACCGGATGTTTTTACCCGGCTTTGCTTATCACTTCAATAAGGACAATATGGGTTGGCACGGTCTGCTTCACGGCAAGTCGGCCCATGTTTTCATTACCATGGATAGCTGGCCAATGATTCAACGCATTCTTTTTGGGGATTCCACAAACGAAATCGGCCGTGCCATCCTTCGCTTCTCCGGCATTCATCCGGTTCGCATTAAAAAAATCGGACCGATGAAAGACATGTCGGCAGAACATATTGAGACGTGGAAGCAAAAAATTTATCAGCTAGGTCAAAACGCTAAATGA
- a CDS encoding serine hydrolase, with product MTGSKSGPKKLMALSGILIFLMGLLMGFFLLPLFFPRQLPVSQSIRLSDPKNKLISPFLLSADSPTTEDFQLEDHLRLASYDSLNTSGFEAISIYFRDLKSGIWATVNSEAQYDPASLYKVPVMIAWFKEAETKPNILNQKILYEGGPLDNKGLAFNTLTPGTYYTINDLIKIMIEKSDNDADDILETSLGTTTLDQIFVDLNIPLPDSSLQVTAKDYGRFFRLLYNSTYLNEDYSERALELLASTDFNSGLVAGVPAGITVAHKYGQYQDQAGTRRELHDCGIIYHSTNPYLLCVMTKGDATVNNSIFESAIRNISSVVYDVVDNHQFNIPKPQT from the coding sequence ATGACAGGGAGCAAGTCAGGTCCCAAAAAATTAATGGCTCTAAGCGGAATCCTGATTTTTCTAATGGGTTTATTGATGGGTTTTTTTCTTTTACCTCTCTTTTTTCCTCGACAATTGCCGGTCTCTCAAAGTATTCGTTTATCAGATCCAAAGAACAAATTAATCTCTCCGTTTTTATTGTCAGCTGATTCCCCTACTACCGAGGATTTTCAACTGGAAGATCATCTGAGGCTCGCCAGCTACGATTCTCTGAATACTTCCGGTTTTGAGGCAATCTCCATTTATTTTCGTGATCTGAAAAGCGGTATTTGGGCAACTGTTAATTCTGAAGCTCAATATGACCCCGCCAGTTTATATAAGGTTCCAGTGATGATAGCTTGGTTTAAAGAGGCTGAAACTAAACCGAATATTCTGAACCAGAAAATTCTATATGAAGGTGGCCCTTTAGATAATAAAGGCTTAGCTTTTAACACCTTAACTCCTGGCACTTATTACACTATAAATGATCTGATCAAAATTATGATTGAAAAATCGGATAACGATGCCGATGATATTTTGGAAACCAGTCTTGGCACAACTACTTTAGATCAGATCTTCGTCGATTTAAATATCCCATTACCAGATTCCTCCTTACAAGTTACGGCCAAAGATTATGGTCGTTTTTTCAGACTTTTGTATAATTCCACTTATTTAAATGAAGATTACTCGGAACGAGCTTTGGAGCTTTTGGCCTCTACTGATTTTAATAGTGGTTTAGTGGCAGGTGTACCAGCCGGGATTACTGTCGCCCATAAATATGGCCAATATCAAGATCAGGCTGGCACTCGTCGAGAACTCCATGACTGCGGTATTATCTATCATTCTACCAATCCTTATTTGCTTTGTGTTATGACTAAAGGAGATGCGACAGTTAATAATTCCATTTTCGAATCAGCGATTCGAAACATATCGAGTGTTGTCTACGATGTTGTGGATAATCATCAGTTTAATATTCCAAAGCCCCAGACTTAG